A segment of the Plasmodium relictum strain SGS1 genome assembly, contig: PRELSG_00_v1_86, whole genome shotgun sequence genome:
TTTTCCTTCTTTCTACAATATTGTTCTTTGTTTCCATATTTCTTTCATTGTTTTCATTTTCcaatataattttacatGTGGAACTGTTTTTCTTATTACATATTGGAAAGTTTTTCATATTGATCTCTGATTTGTTATCAGAAAATCCTTCAaatattaattcattatcTACTTGTGCTTGCTTCTTTTTTCTCTGTGTTTCTTTTCTCTTTGATCTACGATTACCAAGCCAAGAGCCAATGGGAGTGAACTATTATacaaatagaaaatattaaatttataaaatatatctcttttattttaattattttaatcaaaatttataattaaaataaatacagaTACATACACGTATTTATATGATAATTTTGTCTTACtctatacaaaaatataaaaaggatAATAATTCCCAAAAATGATCCCAAGGCAGCTGTGATAGGAATAATTGTAGATTTAGCTAATGTAGACGAACTTTTAATAGAAAGACCTGAAGATATATTGCTATAACTTTGATTATGAACAGTAGTACTTAATGTAGTTGTAGGTACAGTTGTAGATGTAGACATAGTTGTAGGTTTTAATGTAAATGAGAACGATGATGTATTATTAGCTTTTGATACATTTGCGGATGTAGCTGAGGGCACATTTGTAGATATGCGTGTAGTTGCTTGTATAGTTGTAGGTGTAGTTGTAGATGCAGTTGTAGATGTGGATGTAGTTGTAGGTTTTAATGTTGTTGGGGATGATGATGCATTAACTTTTGATACATTTGCGGATGTAGTTAAAGGCACTTTTGTAGATATGGATGTAGTTGCTTGTATAGTTGAAGGTGTAGGTGTAGGCGTAGATGTATTGGCTTGTGTAGTTGTAGAGGTAGGTGGAGGAGTAGTTACAGTTGAAGGTGTAGGTGTAGGTGTAGTTGTAGGTGTATTAGTAGATGTATTGGTTTGTGTAGTTGTGGATGTAGGTGGAGGTGTAGTTGTAGGTGTATTAGTAGATATATTGGCTTGTGTAGTTGTGAATGTAGGTGGAGGTGTAGTTGTAGGTGTATTAGTAGATATATTGGCTTGTGTAGTTGTGAATGTAGGTGGAGGTGTAGTTGTAGATGTATGATTAAATGTAGTTGCTTGTATAGTGGTAGGTGTAATGGCTTTTGTAGTTGAAAGTGCAGAAGTATTTGTAGAAGTAGGTGAAGATATAGTTGCAGGTTTTAATGTAGATCTTAGTGATGATATATTTTGAGTTGGTACATTTATAGATGTAGTTGTAGTGGCTTGTGTAGCTGTAGATGCAGGTGTAGATTGAAGTGTAGGTGTAGGTGTCGCTGTATTAATGGGCGCATTTGTAGATGTAGGTATAGTTTTAGGTGTAGATGCAGATGCAGGTATAGATGGGGATATAGAGATAGGTATGTTGGCAGTTGTAGAATCATTTGTAGTTACAGATACAGGTGTAGATGTAGTTGTAGTGGTAGATATAGTTGTAGGATTAATAGTAGTAGTAGGTACAGTAGTTTTAATAGGAATTGCTGTGCTactataaattttttgtgtAGTTACTGGAGGAGAACCTGAACGTTGTAGACTTTGTGAACTACTCTTTTTTTGTTGGTTCTGGCTATAATTATCACAATTCTCATTTGAAAACATACCCATATTGATCAATGTACAATTGTTAGAAGTTTTGAACTCTTGATTACTTCCTTTGCTGTCACTTATACTCCATGGATTGTTGCTCGtaaatttattcttttcttcatttatccattgattatattttaaacatTCATCCCTTTTTTTGCTCATTTTTAGCAAATAAAAACGTTTATCTCTATCTTCACAGAAATACATTATCTTGTTCCTTTTATCTCTTATATCTTTTGTATAAATACTAGGATTTCTCATACATTTAAGATTTCTATATTGACTAATTTTTGTACTTATATGTTGCTCAATTTCATTCCATGCTTCTTCAGGATCTCCATTAACGTTTAATGTTGTTGATTTTTCTCCCATAAAATCTTCTTTTGTGTCATCTACCTTGTTATTGAAGTTTCTACattttcttcctttttcTGTATTATCTCCTTCTATATAAATAGTATAAATTTCATTGTCAAAATCACTAGTAAGTTTACTCTTCCAGGTGTCATATTGAGCCCCATATTGTGAAGCACTTCTAGTCTTTCTTctattgatttttttttcagtatTCATTCAATTCCCAACTCTAATTATATTTactatttctattatttagTTTGTagatattatttaaaaaaagagtatataaatatatattcatataatcaTTCAAATGCTAATTTTATGTTACTTAAAAATAGTACTAAATCATTCAAATATtgcaaataaaaatgatggaATTAGTTAAAAAGGTaagattatttatttttatttttgtataaaattcatttaaaaattttatatgtaaattagataaatttgtaaatatattaatgttTTTGCGGGTTActgtaatattattaaacatattaatagattttgtattaaattgttatattttctaaatgtaaatatttcataataagaagttatttataatttgtttttcATAGTAATTTATAGTAATGTAgttttttttagataaaattaaggtctcttagaaaaaaataaaataataatttaaataaaagcatattatataaaataaaaattaataagatagtaaagaaaaaattattttacgaaaaattcttatataaatgtattatatttcatttttgttattatacATTATTGATTAAACTAggttttaaattaaaatatacaaagcataatttttattcgtaacgaatattttttttaacattttctattttttttttaaaatttcttgataaatatgaatattcAGATTAAAGAAAGACATTTTTTTTGCGaaataagtatttttttttttagaagtATTAATCTAAATGTAATTTTGTTGATTCACTTttgcatttatatatatatataaggaatttaaaattttaaatttaaatatataattttaagtttattttaaaaaaaaaataaatattgtaaaaaaaattatcataattcctaacaaatttttttttaattatttaaaggtCATATATTTCAgtagtttttattttattttcattacattatttcaaaaatcaCTTTTCTGATCTTTATATCTATTTTCTATCAtctctcttttttttattataattttgctatacatttttatttttagaatattaaaattcttaagtcataaaatatattttttaattaccaATGTAATTTTACATACgtagataaattaaaaagtacACGATAAAGAATCATTtgaaatatgaaaatttcttaaaataaaaataaattaataaaattataaaaggaagaagaagaaagCCTAGAGAATTTATACATttgttgaaaaaaataaaaatataattgcaTATGCTAGATATTACtagtatattaaaaaaatatatatattgtccGAATTAAtctcaaaaaaagaaataacaattttaagataatttttttttttctagttATAATAtctattaaaatatgtaGCAAAGAGaatcttataaaaaatttaaaatcatttatttttttaaatttgatttatatctatttataaataatgatcAATAATATCACTtcatttacaaaaaaaaaaatggcaAAGTAGTAATttgtacatttttttttaagatatatGTTTCtataatactttttaaaatatagaaaatatttaattttaacttGAAGTATGTtatgatatttta
Coding sequences within it:
- a CDS encoding surface-associated interspersed protein (SURFIN), with amino-acid sequence MNTEKKINRRKTRSASQYGAQYDTWKSKLTSDFDNEIYTIYIEGDNTEKGRKCRNFNNKVDDTKEDFMGEKSTTLNVNGDPEEAWNEIEQHISTKISQYRNLKCMRNPSIYTKDIRDKRNKIMYFCEDRDKRFYLLKMSKKRDECLKYNQWINEEKNKFTSNNPWSISDSKGSNQEFKTSNNCTLINMGMFSNENCDNYSQNQQKKSSSQSLQRSGSPPVTTQKIYSSTAIPIKTTVPTTTINPTTISTTTTTSTPVSVTTNDSTTANIPISISPSIPASASTPKTIPTSTNAPINTATPTPTLQSTPASTATQATTTTSINVPTQNISSLRSTLKPATISSPTSTNTSALSTTKAITPTTIQATTFNHTSTTTPPPTFTTTQANISTNTPTTTPPPTFTTTQANISTNTPTTTPPPTSTTTQTNTSTNTPTTTPTPTPSTVTTPPPTSTTTQANTSTPTPTPSTIQATTSISTKVPLTTSANVSKVNASSSPTTLKPTTTSTSTTASTTTPTTIQATTRISTNVPSATSANVSKANNTSSFSFTLKPTTMSTSTTVPTTTLSTTVHNQSYSNISSGLSIKSSSTLAKSTIIPITAALGSFLGIIILFIFLYRFTPIGSWLGNRRSKRKETQRKKKQAQVDNELIFEGFSDNKSEINMKNFPICNKKNSSTCKIILENENNERNMETKNNIVERRKKWKWKAVIEVHMMVLEEFQKEEWELNRREFLKIC